One stretch of Arthrobacter polaris DNA includes these proteins:
- a CDS encoding FtsK/SpoIIIE domain-containing protein, producing MRVLIDLDERSFECEVSAXAPAITVGSLIEAAGGPRVAATEVVFINDSAVRGSTLVSELILLEGSRISRSPWRNPDRLRNWSLTLAGGQRTGAIVEVPQGREMLIGRSPQADLSLPTESASWDHCRLRHEEEGLRVLDGGSTNGTLVNGDPVGEDGVLVMDTATITAGGTVLLLRRSLDETPAPAPGSLHNLTPAATAPFNRPPXPGRAPEGPXLIPPGXKDVPPAGKFSVITVLAPLVMAAVMVLVLRDLRFAMFALLSPVMAVGMWFEQKRKHTRGLKEEDIRFAKALEEFEEQVREAATAETTRRHRMIPDPATVVRRPALPATSLWQRRADSEDFLALHAGTGNVPWNPEVDRTASTRLDERVKKSLAAAHLQAAPVLVDLTDAGVVGMVGPREXTLALARSLLAQAAVHVGPADLSIGVFCDAGRAEDWEWASWLPHXRQAGSSTGERWMSSHRETSVAMLRTLKDSVQDLPTPALLVILDSEVLTEGRDAPARALLGMGRSVPGNHVSSQERPSRVAGIVIATSEEQLPASCTTIIRVGADAAATVEQPEQLTRVEDVILAGLDQEEAQRCAMRLAHFDDPELSVPGASLPGLVRLPELLGYDRPDAATVRRMWQGSTGVSTPIGTGENGILTLDLVKDGPHGLVGGTTGSGKSEFLRSLVAGLAARNDPTRLNFILVDFKGGAAFKACERLPHTIGTISNLDEQLADRALRALEAEMERRQRIFAEAGEGIDNLNAYMATKPAEPMPRLLLVIDEFAMLAKDFPDVLKALVSVGAVGRTLGVHMILATQRPAGVVSDDILANTNLRVALRVQSRDDSTNVIGVPAASAIGRAQMGRAFVKLGQDDITPVQTALVTGQAKLDGGPAVEVLELRQFGVPIPAAPAPRSGATEENDLDLLIDAIVEANEEAAYAPPRQVWPEALGARVELEGFLAQXPDGSQHSRVFCTCQCTDGSTLXPVVGSVQGSCVLVTVVDEPDLQRQSAAGWDMSVGNLLLMGVAGSGTSTTLASLALALAKDTDPAELDLMVLDLGSSALQSLEKLPHTVAYVGTGAGAKEQQARFLRHLDTELERRRAAPGAXRRTVVLLDGLASLRDDFQDFEGQELLSLLYRAYADGPAMGLCFAVSTTRAKAVPSAMNEVTLQKWLFRLADSYDYSSLGVRGKAIPAALPGRCVDPRTSLQMHVATPXVGLDAAVERIRQRWSHVPGKTSAIRRLPSSITVTELGVMPQLQSEPWLIPLGMNEADLSTAFLEVYEGEHVLIAGPARSGKSTLLLALATSLRGTSSHCGPAQVWXICDRRSPLATAELDRVAVGAENIPALLASLRLERGPVFLLIDDGERFDDADLSIAGVVGSGQPGLCIIATGRAADLRGLYSHWTKALRKSRLGVMLQPDANYDGELLGVTLPRQTPVAMTVGRGYLSVGGQVALIQSIGNGD from the coding sequence GTGCGCGTCCTGATCGATCTTGACGAACGTAGCTTTGAGTGTGAGGTATCCGCTNCCGCGCCCGCCATTACCGTGGGGAGCCTCATCGAAGCCGCAGGCGGGCCCCGTGTGGCAGCAACTGAGGTGGTGTTCATCAACGACTCTGCGGTGCGCGGTTCCACTCTGGTCTCTGAACTGATCCTGCTGGAGGGTAGCCGGATCTCACGTTCACCGTGGCGGAACCCGGACCGCTTGCGCAACTGGAGTTTGACCCTGGCAGGCGGCCAGCGAACAGGGGCCATTGTTGAGGTTCCGCAGGGACGCGAGATGCTGATCGGAAGGTCTCCGCAGGCTGATCTGAGCCTGCCCACTGAGAGTGCATCCTGGGATCATTGCCGTCTGCGCCACGAGGAAGAGGGCCTACGGGTCCTCGATGGCGGATCCACCAATGGCACGCTGGTCAACGGTGATCCCGTGGGCGAGGACGGTGTCCTGGTGATGGACACCGCCACCATCACTGCGGGTGGTACCGTCCTGCTGCTGCGCCGGTCCTTGGATGAGACACCCGCTCCTGCGCCGGGCAGCCTACACAATCTCACGCCTGCCGCCACGGCGCCGTTTAACCGCCCGCCCNGCCCGGGGCGGGCTCCTGAGGGACCNNCGCTGATCCCGCCAGGTAANAAGGACGTGCCACCTGCCGGTAAGTTCAGTGTTATCACTGTGTTGGCCCCTCTGGTGATGGCGGCGGTTATGGTGCTGGTCCTGCGAGATTTGCGCTTTGCCATGTTCGCGCTGCTGAGCCCGGTGATGGCCGTGGGCATGTGGTTTGAACAGAAACGCAAACACACGCGAGGCCTGAAGGAAGAAGACATCCGCTTCGCCAAGGCCTTGGAGGAGTTTGAAGAACAGGTTCGTGAGGCCGCCACAGCAGAAACAACACGGCGACACCGGATGATCCCTGATCCGGCCACGGTGGTGCGCCGCCCGGCCTTGCCCGCCACGTCCCTCTGGCAGCGCCGTGCAGACTCAGAGGATTTTCTGGCCCTGCACGCCGGTACTGGCAATGTCCCTTGGAACCCTGAGGTGGACCGTACGGCAAGCACCAGGCTGGACGAACGGGTAAAGAAGTCCCTTGCAGCCGCACACCTGCAGGCAGCACCCGTCCTGGTGGACCTCACCGATGCCGGCGTTGTGGGCATGGTGGGACCCAGAGAGNGGACACTTGCACTTGCACGGTCCCTCCTAGCCCAAGCTGCGGTACACGTGGGCCCTGCGGACCTCTCCATTGGTGTCTTCTGCGACGCAGGGCGTGCCGAAGATTGGGAATGGGCCTCCTGGCTGCCGCACANNCGTCAGGCCGGGAGTAGCACTGGTGAACGGTGGATGTCTTCGCATCGCGAGACCAGTGTGGCCATGTTGCGTACGCTGAAGGACTCCGTGCAGGACTTACCCACCCCGGCGCTGCTGGTAATCCTGGATTCAGAGGTCCTCACTGAGGGCCGGGACGCACCGGCACGCGCCCTGCTGGGCATGGGGCGTTCGGTCCCCGGCAACCACGTAAGCTCGCAGGAGCGGCCGTCTCGGGTAGCGGGAATTGTCATCGCAACCTCGGAAGAGCAGCTGCCGGCTTCCTGTACCACCATCATCAGGGTGGGAGCGGATGCCGCGGCCACGGTGGAACAGCCAGAGCAACTCACCCGGGTGGAAGACGTCATCCTGGCGGGCCTGGATCAGGAGGAAGCACAACGCTGCGCCATGCGCTTGGCACACTTCGATGACCCTGAACTCAGTGTTCCCGGCGCCTCGCTACCAGGCCTTGTGCGGTTGCCGGAACTCCTAGGCTATGACCGCCCCGACGCTGCTACCGTGCGCCGCATGTGGCAGGGATCCACCGGAGTGTCCACGCCCATTGGTACCGGAGAAAATGGCATACTCACCCTGGACCTGGTCAAGGACGGCCCACACGGCTTGGTGGGCGGCACCACGGGCTCTGGAAAGTCCGAGTTCCTGCGCTCACTGGTAGCTGGTCTGGCGGCACGCAATGATCCCACCCGCCTTAACTTCATCCTGGTGGACTTCAAGGGCGGCGCCGCATTTAAAGCCTGCGAACGCCTGCCGCACACCATCGGTACCATCTCCAACCTGGATGAACAGCTCGCCGACAGAGCTCTGCGCGCCCTTGAAGCTGAGATGGAACGCCGCCAACGAATCTTCGCTGAAGCCGGCGAGGGCATCGATAATCTAAATGCCTACATGGCCACCAAACCCGCCGAACCCATGCCCCGGCTATTGCTGGTGATTGATGAGTTCGCGATGCTCGCCAAGGACTTCCCGGATGTGCTCAAGGCGCTGGTTAGCGTCGGTGCCGTGGGCCGTACCCTGGGCGTGCACATGATCCTGGCGACGCAACGGCCCGCCGGCGTTGTCAGTGATGACATTCTTGCCAACACTAACCTCCGTGTGGCACTGCGGGTCCAGAGCCGCGATGATTCCACTAACGTCATTGGTGTCCCGGCCGCCTCCGCTATTGGCCGCGCCCAAATGGGACGCGCGTTCGTCAAACTGGGCCAAGATGACATCACCCCCGTCCAGACCGCACTGGTCACAGGCCAGGCAAAGCTGGACGGAGGCCCGGCCGTGGAAGTTTTGGAGCTGCGCCAGTTTGGTGTGCCTATCCCAGCGGCACCGGCCCCGCGCTCGGGCGCCACTGAGGAGAACGATCTGGATCTACTGATCGACGCCATCGTGGAAGCCAACGAGGAGGCTGCCTACGCACCTCCGCGGCAGGTCTGGCCTGAGGCGTTGGGTGCGCGGGTGGAATTGGAAGGTTTCCTTGCTCAGNGACCAGATGGATCCCAGCACAGCAGGGTCTTCTGCACCTGCCAATGCACTGATGGATCCACCCTNNTGCCGGTGGTGGGATCAGTGCAGGGATCCTGTGTGCTGGTGACAGTGGTGGATGAGCCAGATCTGCAGCGACAGTCAGCAGCAGGGTGGGACATGTCCGTGGGGAACCTGTTGCTCATGGGCGTTGCAGGTTCCGGCACCAGCACCACTCTGGCCTCGCTTGCCCTGGCTCTGGCCAAGGACACCGACCCGGCCGAGCTGGACCTGATGGTCCTTGATCTGGGCTCCAGTGCGCTCCAATCCTTGGAGAAGCTGCCGCACACCGTTGCTTACGTGGGAACTGGGGCTGGAGCCAAGGAGCAGCAGGCTCGTTTCCTGCGGCACTTGGACACCGAACTGGAGCGCCGTCGGGCAGCACCTGGGGCCNGGCGTCGGACCGTGGTTTTATTGGACGGGCTTGCCTCCTTGCGTGATGACTTTCAGGACTTCGAGGGGCAAGAACTGCTGTCCCTGCTGTACCGTGCTTATGCCGACGGCCCAGCGATGGGGCTCTGCTTCGCCGTGTCAACCACACGCGCCAAGGCCGTTCCCTCGGCAATGAACGAGGTCACCTTGCAGAAGTGGCTTTTCCGGCTGGCTGACAGCTATGACTACTCCTCACTGGGTGTGCGGGGCAAGGCAATTCCGGCGGCGCTTCCTGGACGTTGTGTAGATCCGCGTACGTCCTTGCAGATGCACGTTGCCACGCCGNGGGTGGGCCTTGACGCTGCCGTAGAACGGATCCGGCAGCGCTGGAGTCACGTCCCTGGCAAGACATCCGCCATTAGGCGGCTGCCTTCGAGCATTACAGTGACCGAACTCGGGGTGATGCCTCAGCTTCAGTCTGAGCCTTGGTTGATCCCGCTAGGCATGAATGAGGCGGACCTGAGTACCGCATTCCTTGAGGTTTATGAGGGCGAGCATGTCCTCATCGCAGGGCCGGCACGCTCGGGTAAGTCCACGTTACTGCTGGCCCTTGCCACCTCACTTCGCGGGACTTCCAGCCATTGTGGGCCGGCTCAAGTATGGNGAATCTGCGATCGCCGTTCGCCACTGGCAACTGCCGAACTCGATCGCGTTGCGGTGGGAGCTGAGAATATACCTGCGTTGCTTGCATCCCTGCGGCTTGAGCGGGGCCCCGTGTTCTTGTTGATCGACGACGGCGAACGCTTCGACGATGCGGATCTCTCCATCGCCGGTGTTGTAGGTTCGGGCCAGCCGGGGCTGTGCATTATCGCCACTGGGCGGGCCGCTGATTTGCGCGGACTGTACAGCCACTGGACCAAGGCGCTGCGCAAATCCCGCCTTGGTGTGATGCTTCAGCCAGATGCCAATTACGACGGCGAGTTGCTGGGCGTCACGCTGCCGCGCCAAACCCCTGTGGCGATGACAGTGGGGCGTGGGTACCTCAGTGTGGGCGGGCAGGTGGCGTTGATCCAGTCCATTGGCAATGGAGACTGA
- a CDS encoding ABC transporter substrate-binding protein — MIVAGGAVVVAAVIVLTMMVNKPKEAPRPDPVAATVPVALTAPGLPQGFSVGIVLTLGQSGEPGSEYNQAAQXAVVAAQRFAQGGTEVALHAQNDGGTEDGAREAIRALSAQGVAGVVVASTGPQAQAATKTAEELGLPVILPYSAPVEPAQTTWTTGPSSSSIEAGMVTALSGXKNVLLVNDGGXHPPAVEVSQTLNLEDFQDVLALAQEAAIRTGDQLRAPAADAPEGTEPTMVAERADAVVISAATAQKLALLVQALQSRDVSVPMILPQSATSXAFAAALAQLDGAVSGQLVSVAAGASDATALQQDAQGRAMSAFLSAVRLVAGDPEITNLTGDGAFSADAWAADASSHDAVVALVRAAALARSNNPAKVGASLRTMSFGPXEGLAGLALNFSSTVALTTQAAPVXASPQDLGMRPPTETAPRLVWVLAPAGL; from the coding sequence TTGATTGTTGCTGGCGGCGCAGTGGTGGTTGCCGCCGTGATTGTGCTGACCATGATGGTGAACAAGCCTAAGGAGGCTCCCCGTCCCGACCCCGTGGCCGCGACTGTCCCCGTTGCCCTGACCGCTCCGGGCCTGCCGCAAGGTTTCTCAGTTGGCATCGTCCTAACCCTGGGCCAGTCTGGGGAGCCGGGATCTGAGTACAACCAAGCGGCACAGNGGGCTGTGGTGGCCGCCCAGCGTTTTGCTCAGGGAGGCACCGAAGTTGCCCTTCATGCCCAGAACGACGGCGGCACAGAAGATGGCGCCCGTGAGGCAATTCGTGCGCTCTCTGCCCAAGGTGTTGCTGGCGTAGTGGTTGCCAGCACCGGTCCGCAGGCCCAGGCGGCTACAAAGACGGCCGAGGAGCTGGGACTTCCTGTTATTTTGCCTTACAGCGCACCGGTGGAACCCGCACAGACCACTTGGACCACTGGGCCCTCCTCATCCTCAATAGAGGCGGGAATGGTCACCGCGTTGTCAGGANAAAAGAACGTGCTACTGGTCAACGACGGTGGTANNCACCCTCCGGCTGTGGAAGTCTCCCAGACGCTGAACCTTGAAGATTTCCAGGACGTCCTGGCTCTGGCGCAGGAGGCGGCCATCCGTACTGGAGATCAGTTGCGCGCGCCCGCCGCTGACGCCCCTGAAGGTACTGAACCCACAATGGTTGCAGAGCGCGCGGACGCTGTGGTTATCTCCGCCGCCACCGCTCAAAAGCTGGCACTGCTGGTGCAAGCCCTACAATCACGCGATGTGTCTGTCCCCATGATCCTTCCCCAGAGCGCTACGTCCNCCGCGTTCGCGGCCGCTTTGGCACAACTCGACGGCGCAGTATCCGGGCAACTGGTCAGCGTAGCTGCGGGCGCAAGTGATGCAACAGCTCTCCAGCAGGACGCTCAAGGGCGGGCGATGTCCGCGTTCCTTTCCGCCGTCCGCCTGGTTGCCGGGGATCCGGAAATCACCAACCTGACAGGTGATGGCGCATTCTCCGCTGACGCGTGGGCCGCGGATGCAAGTAGCCATGATGCTGTTGTTGCGCTGGTCCGGGCTGCAGCGCTGGCTCGCAGCAACAACCCGGCAAAGGTGGGCGCTTCGCTGCGCACCATGTCATTCGGGCCGNGGGAAGGTTTGGCCGGACTGGCACTTAATTTCTCCTCCACTGTGGCACTTACAACACAGGCAGCACCCGTTNTTGCTTCTCCGCAGGATCTGGGGATGCGTCCACCCACAGAAACTGCTCCCCGGCTAGTGTGGGTACTGGCTCCTGCCGGTCTCTGA
- a CDS encoding pyrophosphorylase encodes MSRVLSTEQAKSAIGQVQAIINGGFTDQISALDAQGRVLSDPNVWDGPLAAEFRGSTWPETKAALDKAKIELEQLRGQLQKISADIFSAGGGA; translated from the coding sequence ATGTCGCGTGTGTTGTCTACTGAGCAAGCGAAGTCTGCGATTGGTCAGGTCCAGGCCATTATTAATGGTGGTTTCACGGATCAGATTTCGGCGTTGGATGCCCAAGGCAGGGTGTTATCGGATCCGAACGTGTGGGATGGTCCGCTAGCTGCTGAGTTCCGCGGGTCCACGTGGCCTGAGACGAAGGCTGCTTTGGATAAGGCCAAGATTGAGTTGGAGCAGTTGCGTGGTCAGTTGCAGAAGATCTCTGCGGATATTTTCTCGGCCGGTGGCGGGGCCTAG